A stretch of the Amycolatopsis sp. BJA-103 genome encodes the following:
- a CDS encoding glycoside hydrolase family 6 protein codes for MRIKTLGLLAASLLALIAAPAQAADGNPLEKTNGFYVDPNSNPAVWVKDHPGGTADKIKAAISTKAGARWFGNWSGDVKKAVDGYTYAADVADKLPILVAYNIPGRDCGGHSGGGAGSPAAYRTWISNFADGIGGKPAVVIIEPDALAQVDCLPAGERQTRLDLLKFAAEQFAAKAPNTWAYMDGGNSTWIPAATMADRLNAVGVKSIRGLAINVSNYKTTTDSANYGKAVSAALSSKYGYTKPFVIDTSRNGNGPKGAEWCNPAGRKLGTPSQTGGGAEMLLWVKVPGDSDGKCGIAPNVEAGQFSSDLALRLISGT; via the coding sequence ATGCGCATCAAGACGCTCGGTCTGCTGGCCGCCTCACTGCTGGCCCTCATCGCCGCGCCGGCCCAGGCCGCCGACGGCAACCCCCTTGAGAAGACCAACGGCTTCTACGTCGACCCGAACTCCAACCCCGCCGTCTGGGTGAAGGACCACCCGGGCGGCACCGCCGACAAGATCAAGGCCGCCATCTCCACCAAGGCGGGCGCGCGGTGGTTCGGCAACTGGAGCGGCGACGTCAAGAAGGCCGTCGACGGCTACACCTACGCCGCGGACGTGGCGGACAAGCTGCCGATCCTGGTCGCCTACAACATCCCCGGCCGCGACTGCGGCGGGCACTCCGGTGGCGGCGCGGGCAGCCCCGCGGCGTACCGGACCTGGATCTCGAACTTCGCCGACGGCATCGGTGGCAAGCCCGCGGTCGTCATCATCGAGCCGGACGCGCTCGCGCAGGTCGACTGCCTGCCGGCCGGTGAGCGCCAGACCCGCCTCGACCTGCTCAAGTTCGCCGCCGAGCAGTTCGCCGCGAAGGCCCCGAACACCTGGGCCTACATGGACGGCGGCAACTCGACCTGGATCCCCGCCGCCACCATGGCCGACCGGCTCAACGCCGTCGGCGTGAAGTCGATCCGCGGTCTCGCGATCAACGTGTCGAACTACAAGACCACCACCGACTCGGCCAACTACGGCAAGGCCGTCAGCGCCGCGCTGTCGAGCAAGTACGGCTACACCAAGCCGTTCGTGATCGACACGAGCCGCAACGGCAACGGCCCCAAGGGCGCCGAGTGGTGCAACCCGGCCGGGCGCAAGCTCGGCACGCCCTCGCAGACCGGCGGCGGCGCCGAGATGCTGCTCTGGGTCAAGGTGCCCGGTGACTCCGACGGCAAGTGCGGGATCGCGCCGAACGTCGAAGCCGGGCAGTTCAGCTCCGACCTGGCGCTGCGCCTGATCAGCGGAACCTGA
- a CDS encoding C39 family peptidase → MRRLKSAVVAALAVSALITAPAVAVAQEKSTDPGFVNSMAPPAKVEGVKAAAELNIQYQIQETGYWCGPAATRIAISAKNGNPPSQQQLANELPTSTNGTDWIGQVTRVLNNHVAGGWYETKEMPNDPPTQAQRDLLWRDIVLDVDKGYALVANIVAPANNHPPGYPNYTIYHYFTIIGYNSDNMTVKIADPANFGGNQIYWLTFNQLATLIPPKGYSA, encoded by the coding sequence ATGCGCAGACTCAAGTCCGCGGTAGTCGCCGCGCTCGCGGTGTCCGCACTGATCACCGCACCGGCCGTGGCCGTCGCCCAAGAGAAGTCCACCGATCCCGGCTTCGTGAACTCGATGGCGCCGCCCGCCAAGGTCGAGGGCGTCAAGGCGGCCGCGGAGCTCAACATCCAGTACCAGATCCAGGAGACCGGCTACTGGTGCGGCCCGGCCGCCACCCGGATCGCCATCTCGGCCAAGAACGGCAACCCGCCGAGCCAGCAGCAGCTCGCCAACGAGCTCCCGACCAGCACCAACGGCACCGACTGGATCGGCCAGGTCACCCGCGTCCTCAACAACCACGTCGCGGGCGGCTGGTACGAGACCAAGGAGATGCCGAACGACCCGCCGACGCAGGCACAACGCGACCTGCTGTGGCGCGACATCGTGCTGGACGTCGACAAGGGCTACGCGCTCGTCGCGAACATCGTCGCCCCGGCGAACAACCACCCGCCGGGCTACCCGAACTACACGATCTACCACTACTTCACGATCATCGGCTACAACAGCGACAACATGACGGTGAAGATCGCCGACCCGGCCAACTTCGGCGGCAACCAGATCTACTGGCTCACCTTCAACCAGCTCGCCACCCTGATCCCGCCGAAGGGCTACTCGGCCTGA